In Actinoplanes sp. NBC_00393, a single genomic region encodes these proteins:
- a CDS encoding helix-turn-helix transcriptional regulator, whose product MTVSAHSTVLVGREADLATLHEALKRVRGAELSAVLVGGEAGVGKTRLVEEFGRSLAGEPVRVLTGQCLELGEEGLPFAPFAAALRELVRREGRAVFDGREAEFARLLPELGPPEFGEARRGHLFDLVGSLFARLGEDQPVVLVIEDLHWADRSTRDLIGFLLRAARVPNLLLLATFRTDELHRGHPLRPFLAELERVRGVQRLEVDRLDRDGTAELLGHLLGAEPDVRTVDAVSERAQGIPFFIEQFAGSGDPRCGDIPETLRDLLLSRVDLLPDAAQRVLRVAAVGGTSFGHDLLVRVAGVDDAALESALRAAVTAQLIVVDPDGGYEFRHALVREAVHDDLLPGEHARLHARFAEAIEAEPHLIGTDRAPVEIAHHWHAAHDHPRALVTARRAADDAGRRYAYAEQARLLDRVLELWEQVPDAATLLDTTHFDLLEEAALAAIDSGEHMRALSLTRAALGDLDCDAEPLRAARLLIRRAKLLRNAGKSDGSAEAHEAYRLLGTVPRDQAWLRLLGDVAYVWSGIDGDVAGRIAQEVKDAAADLGDDAAQVSAEIIFGKACGGRLPAEEALPMMWRAVERARASGDLQSFAHGLVNISDSLFELGDYQESAAAAAEGVPHADRVGVSRTTGVYLLANHAEALMALGRWDEADALLAAAARQDPPGTLAVPWLRLRARIRLARGHEGADALVSRGTGFLGKPFLTAETRVSLLELRILASRAAGDEAAARNIARTAVQDRGIRERPRYGWALLTAAARVLPGPEIRALAAELPQRYPAERACAAEIAALLDGGAERWRAAVEAWRVDGQPYQLAVVLLGFAEAVAADRAAAGEAIAESMAIATSLGAVPLIEAAEVLARRLGVRGSAVAAGTEVLTAREREVLRLVAEGQSNSRIAQRLFISPKTASVHVSRIIAKLSVSNRVEAAAVAHRLGLLNE is encoded by the coding sequence ATGACGGTGAGCGCCCACAGCACGGTTCTGGTCGGCCGGGAGGCCGACCTGGCCACGCTGCACGAGGCGCTGAAACGGGTCCGCGGGGCGGAGCTGTCGGCCGTGCTGGTCGGCGGCGAGGCGGGGGTCGGCAAGACGCGGCTCGTCGAGGAGTTCGGCCGGTCGCTGGCCGGTGAGCCGGTTCGGGTGCTCACCGGCCAGTGCCTGGAGCTCGGTGAGGAGGGCCTGCCCTTCGCGCCGTTCGCGGCCGCGCTGCGCGAGCTGGTCCGGCGGGAGGGCCGGGCCGTCTTCGACGGGCGCGAGGCGGAGTTCGCCCGGTTGCTGCCCGAGCTGGGGCCGCCGGAGTTCGGCGAGGCCCGCCGCGGTCACCTGTTCGACCTGGTCGGGTCGCTGTTCGCCCGGCTCGGCGAAGACCAGCCGGTGGTCCTGGTGATCGAGGACCTGCACTGGGCCGACCGGTCGACCCGTGACCTGATCGGTTTCCTGCTGCGCGCGGCCCGGGTGCCCAACCTGTTGCTGCTCGCCACCTTCCGCACCGACGAGTTGCACCGCGGGCACCCGTTGCGGCCGTTCCTGGCCGAGCTGGAGCGGGTTCGCGGTGTGCAGCGGCTCGAGGTCGACCGCCTCGACCGTGACGGCACGGCTGAGCTGCTGGGCCACCTGCTCGGCGCCGAGCCCGACGTGCGGACTGTCGATGCGGTCAGCGAGCGGGCGCAGGGCATTCCGTTCTTCATCGAGCAGTTCGCCGGCTCCGGTGATCCGCGCTGCGGCGACATTCCGGAGACCCTGCGCGACCTGCTGCTCTCCCGGGTCGACCTGCTGCCCGACGCCGCGCAGCGGGTGCTGCGGGTGGCCGCGGTGGGCGGCACCAGCTTCGGTCACGACCTGCTGGTCCGAGTCGCCGGGGTGGACGACGCGGCCCTCGAGTCCGCGCTGCGGGCCGCCGTCACCGCTCAGTTGATCGTGGTCGACCCCGACGGGGGCTACGAGTTCCGGCACGCGCTGGTTCGCGAGGCGGTGCACGACGACCTGCTGCCCGGCGAGCACGCCCGCCTGCACGCCCGGTTCGCGGAGGCGATCGAGGCCGAGCCGCACCTGATCGGCACCGACCGGGCGCCCGTCGAGATCGCCCACCACTGGCACGCCGCCCACGACCATCCGCGTGCGCTGGTCACCGCCCGGCGTGCCGCCGACGACGCCGGCCGACGGTATGCGTATGCGGAGCAGGCCCGTCTGCTCGACCGGGTGCTCGAGCTCTGGGAGCAGGTGCCTGACGCGGCCACCCTGCTCGACACCACACACTTCGACCTGCTGGAGGAGGCGGCGCTCGCCGCGATCGACTCCGGTGAGCACATGCGGGCGCTCAGTCTGACCCGGGCGGCGCTCGGCGACCTGGACTGCGACGCGGAGCCGCTGCGGGCGGCCCGGCTGCTGATCCGGCGGGCCAAACTGCTGCGCAACGCGGGCAAGAGCGACGGGTCGGCGGAGGCCCACGAGGCGTACAGGTTGCTCGGCACGGTCCCGCGCGACCAGGCCTGGCTGCGACTGCTCGGTGACGTGGCCTACGTGTGGTCCGGCATCGACGGCGACGTGGCCGGCCGGATCGCGCAGGAGGTCAAGGACGCCGCCGCCGACCTGGGCGACGACGCCGCGCAGGTGAGTGCGGAGATCATCTTCGGCAAGGCCTGCGGCGGGCGGCTCCCCGCCGAGGAGGCGCTGCCGATGATGTGGCGGGCGGTGGAGCGGGCGCGGGCCTCCGGTGACCTGCAGAGCTTCGCGCACGGCCTGGTCAACATCTCCGACTCGCTCTTCGAGCTGGGGGACTACCAGGAGTCCGCGGCGGCCGCCGCCGAGGGTGTGCCGCACGCGGACCGGGTCGGTGTCAGCCGGACGACGGGCGTCTACCTGCTGGCCAACCATGCCGAGGCGCTGATGGCGCTGGGCCGGTGGGACGAGGCCGACGCCCTGCTCGCCGCGGCGGCCCGGCAGGACCCGCCCGGCACCCTGGCCGTCCCGTGGCTGCGCCTGCGCGCCCGGATCCGGCTCGCCCGCGGACATGAGGGGGCGGACGCGCTGGTCAGCCGCGGGACAGGGTTTCTCGGCAAACCGTTCCTCACCGCGGAGACGCGGGTGTCACTGCTGGAGTTGCGGATCCTGGCGAGCCGGGCCGCGGGAGACGAGGCCGCCGCCCGGAACATCGCACGGACCGCCGTGCAGGATCGGGGGATCCGGGAGCGGCCTCGTTATGGGTGGGCGTTGCTCACCGCCGCGGCCCGGGTCCTTCCCGGCCCGGAGATCCGTGCGCTCGCGGCCGAGCTCCCCCAGCGCTATCCGGCTGAGCGCGCCTGCGCGGCCGAGATCGCTGCGCTGCTCGACGGCGGAGCAGAGCGGTGGCGGGCGGCGGTCGAGGCTTGGCGGGTTGATGGGCAGCCCTATCAGCTGGCGGTGGTCCTGCTCGGGTTCGCCGAGGCGGTCGCTGCCGACCGGGCGGCGGCGGGGGAGGCGATCGCTGAGTCGATGGCCATTGCCACCAGCCTGGGTGCTGTTCCGCTGATCGAGGCTGCGGAGGTGCTGGCCCGACGTCTGGGGGTGCGGGGGTCAGCGGTTGCGGCTGGGACTGAGGTGCTTACTGCCCGGGAGCGGGAGGTGCTGCGGTTGGTGGCTGAGGGGCAGAGCAACAGCCGGATCGCTCAGCGGTTGTTCATTTCGCCTAAGACGGCGAGTGTGCATGTTTCGCGGATCATTGCGAAGCTTTCGGTGAGTAATCGGGTGGAGGCTGCGGCG